The proteins below are encoded in one region of Verrucomicrobiia bacterium:
- the msrA gene encoding peptide-methionine (S)-S-oxide reductase MsrA, giving the protein MKKIISFLMAAVLMAAAPAFSEEAAPETRQADFAGGCFWCLEPLFDKIPGVISTTPGYEGGSVVNPTYEQVSKGLTGHAETVRVVYDPSKVSYEKLLDAYWHEIDPTTLNKQFVDEGTQYRTIIFYRDEGQKKLAEESKAALEKSNVYGGKPIVTEIIPAADFYPAEEHHQDYYKKNDIQYHFYRMGSGRDSYLKSVWGKEKKSE; this is encoded by the coding sequence ATGAAAAAAATCATTTCTTTTTTGATGGCGGCGGTTTTGATGGCGGCGGCGCCGGCTTTCAGCGAGGAAGCGGCCCCCGAGACGCGGCAGGCGGATTTCGCAGGCGGATGTTTCTGGTGCCTCGAGCCGCTCTTCGACAAAATCCCGGGCGTGATTTCCACGACGCCGGGCTATGAAGGCGGCAGCGTGGTCAATCCGACCTACGAACAGGTTTCCAAGGGACTCACCGGCCACGCGGAAACCGTGCGCGTCGTCTACGATCCGTCGAAGGTGTCCTACGAGAAGCTCCTGGACGCATACTGGCATGAGATCGATCCCACGACCTTGAACAAACAATTCGTGGACGAAGGCACGCAGTACCGGACCATCATTTTTTATCGCGACGAGGGACAGAAGAAACTGGCCGAGGAATCCAAGGCGGCCCTGGAGAAATCCAACGTCTACGGCGGCAAGCCCATTGTCACGGAAATCATCCCGGCCGCGGACTTTTATCCGGCAGAAGAACATCACCAGGATTATTACAAGAAGAACGACATCCAATACCACTTCTACCGTATGGGCTCCGGGCGCGACAGTTACCTCAAATCCGTTTGGGGAAAAGAAAAGAAGTCCGAGTAA